From a region of the Microcebus murinus isolate Inina chromosome 23, M.murinus_Inina_mat1.0, whole genome shotgun sequence genome:
- the CNTN2 gene encoding contactin-2: MGTPARRKLHLLLLAAAALVSSPAWTSARGSPATFGPVFEEQPLGLLFPEESTEEQVLLACRARASPPATYRWKMNGTEMKLEPGSRHQLVGGNLVIMNPTKAQDAGAYQCLASNPVGTVVSREAVLRFGFLQEFSKEERDPVKTHEGWGVMLPCNPPAHYPGLSYRWLLNEFPNFIPTDGRHFVSQTTGNLYIARTNASDLGNYSCLATSHMDFSTKSVFSKFAQLNLAAEDTRLFAPSIKARFPAETYALVGQQVTLECFAFGNPVPRIKWRKVDGSLSPQWATAEPTLQIPSVSFEDEGTYECEAENSKGRDTVQGRIIVQAQPEWLKVISDTEADIGSNLRWGCAAAGKPRPTVRWLRNGEPLASQNRVEVLAGDLRFSKLSLEDSGMYQCVAENKHGTIYASAELAVQALAPDFRLSPVRRLIPAARGGEVVIPCQPRASPKAVVLWSKGTEILVNSSRVTVTPDGTLIIRNISRSDEGKYTCFAENFMGKANSTGILSVRDATKITLAPSSADINLGDNLTLQCHASHDPTMDLTFTWTLDDFPIDFDKPGGHYRRANVKETVGDLTLLNAQLRHGGKYACMAQTVVDSASKEATVLVRGPPGPPGGVVVRDISDTTVQLSWSRGFDNHSPIAKYTLQARTPPAGKWKQVRTNPANIEGNAETAQVLGLTPWMDYEFRVSASNILGTGEPSGPSSKIRTKDAAPSVAPSGLSGGGGAPGELIVNWTPVSREYQNGDGFGYLLSFRRQGSSRWQTARVPGADAQHFVYSNDSVRPYTPFEVKIRSYNRRGDGPESLTALVYSAEEEPRVAPAKVWAKGISASEMNVTWEPVQQDMNGILLGYEIRYWRAGDKEAAADRVRTAGLDTSARVTGLHPNTKYHVTVRAYNRAGTGPASPSANATTMKPPPRRPPGNISWTFSGSSLSIKWDPVVPLRNESAITGYKMLYQNDLHPAPTLHLTSKNWIEIPVPEDIGHALVQIRTTGPGGDGIPAEVHIVRNGGTSMMVENEAIRPAPHPGTVLSHSVAMLVLIGSLEL, from the exons ATGGGGACACCCGCCCGGAGGAAGCtgcacctgctgctgctggcggCCGCGGCCCTCGTCTCTTCTCCAG CCTGGACTTCAGCCCGGGGGTCCCCGGCCACCTTTGGGCCTGTCTTTGAAGAGCAGCCCCTTGGTCTGCTGTTCCCAGAGGAGTCCACAGAGGAGCAGGTGCTGCTGGCGTGCCGGGCCCGGGCCAGCCCTCCGGCCACCTACCG GTGGAAGATGAACGGCACTGAGATGAAGCTGGAGCCGGGTTCCCGCCACCAGCTGGTGGGCGGCAACCTGGTCATCATGAACCCCACCAAGGCACAGGACGCCGGCGCCTACCAGTGCCTGGCCTCCAACCCAGTGGGCACTGTGGTCAGCAGGGAGGCCGTCCTCCGCTTCGGCT TTCTGCAGGAGTTCTCCAAGGAGGAGCGAGACCCAGTGAAAACGCACGAAGGCTGGGGCGTGATGCTGCCCTGCAACCCGCCTGCCCACTACCCAG GCTTGTCCTACCGCTGGCTCCTCAACGAGTTCCCCAACTTCATCCCGACGGACGGGCGTCACTTCGTGTCCCAGACCACAGGGAACCTGTACATTGCCCGGACCAACGCCTCGGACCTGGGTAACTACTCCTGCCTGGCCACCAGCCACATGGACTTCTCCACCAAGAGTGTCTTCAGCAAGTTCGCTCAGCTCAACCTGGCTGCCGAAG ATACCCGGCTCTTTGCGCCCAGCATCAAGGCCCGGTTCCCAGCAGAGACCTACGCGCTGGTGGGGCAGCAGGTCACCCTGGAGTGCTTCGCTTTTGGGAA CCCCGTCCCGCGGATCAAGTGGCGCAAGGTGGACGGCTCCTTGTCCCCGCAGTGGGCCACCGCCGAGCCCACCCTGCAGATCCCCAGCGTCAGCTTCGAGGACGAGGGCACCTATGAGTGCGAGGCGGAGAACTCCAAGGGCCGCGACACCGTCCAGGGCCGCATCATCGTGCAGG CGCAGCCCGAGTGGCTCAAGGTGATCTCGGACACGGAGGCCGACATCGGCTCCAACCTGCGCTGGGGCTGCGCGGCCGCCGGCAagccccggcccacagtgcgctgGCTGCGGAACGGGGAGCCGCTGGCCTCCCAG AACCGGGTGGAGGTGCTGGCCGGGGACCTGCGCTTCTCCAAGCTGAGCCTGGAGGACTCCGGCATGTACCAGTGTGTGGCCGAGAACAAGCACGGCACCATCTACGCCAGCGCCGAGCTGGCCGTGCAAG CACTTGCCCCCGACTTCAGGCTGAGTCCCGTGAGGCGTCTGATCCCTGCAGCCCGAGGGGGAGAGGTCGTTATCCCCTGCCAGCCCCGGGCGTCTCCAAAGGCCGTGGTGCTCTGGAGCAAAGGCACTGAGATTTTGGTCAACAGCAGCAG AGTAACTGTCACTCCGGATGGCACCTTGATCATAAGAAACATCAGCCGGTCAGATGAAGGCAAATACACCTGCTTTGCCGAGAACTTCATGGGCAAAGCCAACAGCACCGGGATCCTGTCCGTGCGCG ACGCAACCAAGATCACCCTGGCCCCCTCGAGTGCCGACATTAACTTGGGTGACAACCTGACCCTGCAGTGCCACGCCTCCCATGACCCCACCATGGACCTCACCTTCACCTGGACGCTGGACGACTTCCCCATCGACTTCGACAAGCCTGGGGGGCACTACCGGAGGGCGAACGTG AAGGAGACTGTAGGGGATCTGACCCTCCTGAACGCCCAGCTGCGCCACGGGGGGAAGTACGCGTGCATGGCCCAGACGGTGGTGGACAGCGCATCCAAGGAGGCCACGGTCCTGGTCCGAG GTCCGCCAGGTCCCCCAGGAGGCGTGGTGGTGAGGGACATCAGCGACACCACTGTCCAGCTCAGCTGGAGCCGTGGCTTTGACAACCACAGCCCCATTGCCAAGTACACCCTGCAAGCTCGCACTCCGCCTGCAGGGAAGTGGAAGCAGGTTCGGACCA ATCCTGCGAACATCGAGGGCAACGCCGAGACCGCGCAGGTGCTGGGCCTTACGCCCTGGATGGACTATGAGTTCCGGGTCTCAGCCAGCAACATCCTGGGCACTGGCGAGCCCAGTGGGCCTTCCAGCAAAATCCGGACCAAGGATGCAG CCCCCTCGGTGGCGCCCTCAGGGCTCAGCGGAGGAGGTGGAGCCCCGGGAGAGCTCATCGTGAACTGGACG CCCGTGTCCCGGGAGTACCAGAACGGAGACGGCTTCGGCTACCTGCTGTCCTTCCGCAGGCAGGGCAGCTCGCGCTGGCAGACCGCCCGCGTGCCCGGCGCCGACGCCCAGCACTTCGTCTACAGCAACGACAGCGTCCGGCCCTACACGCCCTTTGAGGTCAAGATCCGCAGCTACAACCGCCGCGGGGATGGGCCCGAGAGCCTCACCGCACTCGTGTACTCGGCCGAGGAAG AACCCAGGGTGGCCCCCGCCAAGGTCTGGGCCAAGGGGATCTCGGCCTCCGAGATGAATGTCACCTGGGAGCCCGTGCAGCAGGACATGAATGGCATCCTCCTGGGGTACGAG ATCCGCTACTGGAGAGCTGGGGACAAAGAAGCAGCCGCCGACCGAGTGAGGACAGCGGGGCTGGACACCAGTGCCCGAGTCACTGGCCTGCACCCCAACACCAAGTACCACGTGACCGTGCGGGCCTACAACCGGGCCGGcactgggcccgccagcccctccGCCAATGCCACCACCATGAAGCCCC CTCCACGACGACCTCCCGGCAACATCTCCTGGACTTTCTCGGGCTCCAGTCTCAGCATCAAGTGGGACCCTGTGGTCCCTCTCCGCAATGAGTCTGCCATCACCGGGTATAAG ATGCTGTACCAGAACGACCTGCACCCGGCACCCACGCTCCACCTCACCAGCAAGAACTGGATAGAAATCCCGGTCCCCGAAGACATCGGCCATGCCCTGGTGCAGATTCGGACCACGGGGCCTGGAGGGGACGGGATCCCGGCAGAAGTCCACATCGTGAGAAACGGAG GCACAAGCATGATGGTGGAGAACGAGGCCATCCGCCCAGCGCCGCACCCCGGCACCGTTCTCTCCCACTCGGTGGCAATGCTGGTCCTCATAGGCTCTCTGGAGCTCTGA